A genomic region of Micropterus dolomieu isolate WLL.071019.BEF.003 ecotype Adirondacks linkage group LG11, ASM2129224v1, whole genome shotgun sequence contains the following coding sequences:
- the mavs gene encoding mitochondrial antiviral-signaling protein isoform X1 yields the protein MSFTRDQLYKGYLRRKMPTISSTVKVRQIVAYLPCLTDHDRENIEAKREVCGNFDSMVLLLDCLKRRENWPEQFIEALEACDHPTLAAEIRAEYNALRGINNSTPSSPPMTVVRAHVHPAPSASHLSLPGSVGNSQVAVAPPAEASAPPQPAAQAPPPMEFPVTPQAPQSSPAQVPVAVSLPEPVPEPPQSAQVEVAPPPPTPPPSPESPHTRATTTPPPHKKITFHQEPVENSESDILDISGGNAVIPNQVSAGNNEALIKSVATPQPPHPVEQYQTDTPSRPDPATTTEVRPSQSPSPTQINSDVTNGSSFPMMTPEKPPVQDTTPPVDKKSAVVLQPEETSEPPATQVVESSPQTETAATTSPLLGAAGMDPSPSDENTLCLSKPEQLLSYYTQNHNPAIPAPSSPVEPYSGNSERLEFSNAPSTVVPACSAVSSTIVNTVSALPCQENGIALSHNEPEENHYDSPCQSLEMQEVLENVVHISEEPSILNQDGQSLGQQAQIINGEAAIEITSAPPLSSSAAETISSVNTSSSENHHPSEHTPADISPELKTLQEETTTSHTLPANTKYILTAAGVGAFALLMAWKFKN from the exons ATGTCGTTTACCAGGGACCAACTGTACAAAGGATACTTGCGGCGCAAAATGCCGACCATTTCGTCCACGGTTAAAGTGAGACAAATAGTGGCCTATCTGCCTTGCCTGACTGATCACGACAGG gAAAACATAGAGGCAAAAAGAGAGGTTTGCGGGAACTTTGACAGCATGGTGCTTCTTCTGGACTGTctgaagaggagagaaaactggCCAGAGCAATTCATCGAAGCATTGGAGGCGTGCGATCATCCAACTTTAGCAGCTGAGATTAGAGCTGAATACAATGCTTTGAGAGGCATCAACA ATTCAACCCCCAGCTCCCCTCCAATGACTGTCGTCAGGGCACACGTCCATCCAGCACCATCTGCCAGTCATCTGTCCCTCCCAGGGAGTGTTGGAAACAGTCAGGTTGCTGTTGCTCCACCAGCTGAAGCATCAGCTCCTCCACAGCCAGCTGCCCAGGCCCCACCCCCTATGGAATTCCCTGTGACACCACAAGCCCCCCAGAGCTCACCAGCCCAAGTTCCTGTGGCTGTATCCTTACCTGAGCCTGTCCCTGAGCCTCCACAGTCAGCTCAGGTTGAAGTGGCCCCTCCTCCACCCACACCTCCACCTTCCCCTGAAAGCCCACACACTCGGGCAACTACAACCCCACCACCTCACAAGAAGATTACCTTTCACCAGGAGCCAGTGGAAAACTCAGAATCTGACATCCTGGATATCTCTGGTGGTAATGCTGTGATCCCGAATCAGGTGAGTGCAGGAAACAACGAAGCATTGATCAAGTCTGTGGCCACTCCTCAACCGCCCCATCCTGTTGAACAGTATCAAACAGACACTCCATCCCGCCCTGACCCTGCAACCACCACAGAGGTCAGGCCATCGCAGAGTCCCTCTCCAACTCAGATAAACTCAGATGTGACCAATGGATCCTCTTTCCCCATGATGACCCCAGAGAAGCCTCCAGTCCAGGACACCACCCCTCCTGTGGACAAAAAATCTGCTGTTGTCCTGCAGCCTGAAGAGACTTCTGAACCTCCTGCTACACAg GTTGTTGAAAGCAGCCCACAGACAGAAACTGCAGCCACAACATCTCCCCTACTTGGTGCTGCTGGGATGGACCCCTCTCCTTCTGATGAAAACACTCTGTGTCTTAGCAAACCTGAACAACTCCTCAGCTACTATACACAAAATCATAACCCTGCTATCCCTGCACCCAGCTCACCGGTGGAGCCCTACTCGGGTAATAGTGAGCGTCTGGAATTTAGCAATGCTCCCTCTACCGTCGTTCCTGCATGCTCTGCTGTCAGCTCCACCATCGTAAATACAGTCTCTGCACTGCCATGCCAGGAAAATGGCATTGCTCTTAGCCATAACGAACCGGAGGAAAACCACTATGACTCTCCTTGTCAGAGTTTGGAAATGCAGGAGGTGCTGGAGAACGTGGTGCATATATCCGAGGAGCCATCTATCCTTAACCAAGACGGCCAGAGCTTAGGCCAACAAGCTCAAATCATCAACGGGGAAGCAGCCATAGAGATCACCTCTGCACCACCGCTATCCAGCAGCGCTGCTGAAACTATATCAAGTGTAAACACCTCCTCCAGTGAGAACCACCACCCTTCTGAGCATACACCTGCTGATATTTCACCAGAGTTGAAGACACTGCAGGAGGAGACGACCACCTCTCACACCCTGCCAGCTAATACAAAGTATATTCTGACCGCTGCAGGAGTAGGCGCCTTTGCACTTCTGATGGCATGGAAGTTTAAGAATTGA
- the pank2 gene encoding pantothenate kinase 2, mitochondrial isoform X2, producing the protein MSMSFNGHQRDDERIDGDETPTKQPRSNKEMPDCFSSEPNNEASASAGGATPDRRTSNSTARQRHDSVKKTRPPFPWFGMDIGGTLVKLVYFEPKDITAEEEQEEVENLKSIRRYLTSNTAYGKTGIRDVHLELHDLTLCGRKGNLHFIRFPTHDLPAFLQMGRNKHFSSLHTTLCATGGGAYKFESDFRTMADLQLHKLDELDCLIRGVLYIDSVVSSGPSECYYFENPTDPDRCIQRPYTLENPYPLLLVNIGSGVSILAVYSESNYKRVTGTSLGGGTFLGLCCLLTGCSTFEEAIEMASQGESTRVDKLVRDIYGGDYERFGLPGWAVASSFGNMMSKEKRESVSKEDLARATLVTITNNIGSITRMCALNENIERVVFVGNFLRVNTLSMKLLAYAMDYWSKGQLKALFLQHEGYFGAVGALLELLHPS; encoded by the exons ATGTCAATGTCGTTCAATGGCCACCAACGCGACGATGAAAGAATCGACGGAGACGAAACGCCCACGAAGCAGCCGCGGTCCAACAAGGAGATGCCCGATTGTTTCAGCAGCGAGCCGAACAATGAGGCGTCCGCGTCCGCAGGAGGAGCAACACCCGACCGGCGGACCTCCAACTCTACGGCGAGGCAACGGCACGACTCGGTGAAGAAAACAAGGCCGC CATTTCCCTGGTTTGGGATGGACATTGGAGGCACTCTGGTGAAGCTGGTGTACTTTGAGCCCAAAGACATcacagcagaggaggagcaggaggaggtggagaacctGAAGAGCATCCGGCGCTATCTAACCTCAAACACCGCCTATGGCAAAACGGGCATCAGGGACGTGCACCTGGAGCTGCATGACTTGACGCTGTGCGGCAGGAAAGGCAACCTGCACTTCATCCGCTTCCCTACGCATGACCTGCCGGCCTTCCTGCAGATGGGCCGCAACAAGCACTTCTCCAGCCTCCACACCACCCTCTGCGCCACAGGAGGGGGGGCCTACAAGTTTGAGTCTGATTTCCGAACG ATGGCAGACCTGCAGCTTCACAAGCTGGATGAGCTGGACTGTTTGATTCGGGGGGTGTTGTACATCGACTCAGTGGTGTCCAGCGGCCCCTCAGAGTGCTACTACTTTGAAAACCCCACGGACCCAGATCGCTGCATCCAGCGGCCCTATACATTGGAGAACCCCTATCCTCTGCTGCTGGTCAACATAGGGTCTGGGGTCAGCATCCTGGCTGTCTACTCTGAGAGCAACTACAAACGAGTTACAGGGACCAG cCTCGGTGGTGGGACCTTCCTGGGCCTGTGTTGCCTGCTGACTGGCTGCTCTACTTTCGAGGAAGCTATAGAAATGGCTTCTCAAGGAGAGAGCACCCGAGTGGACAAGCTGGTTCGGGACATCTATGGAGGAGACTATGAGAGGTTTGGGCTGCCAGGCTGGGCTGTAGCCTCAAG TTTCGGCAACATGATGTCCAAAGAGAAGAGGGAGTCGGTGTCCAAAGAGGACCTGGCCAGGGCAACACTGGTCACCATCACCAACAACATTGGCTCCATCACCAGGATGTGCGCTCTTAATGAG AACATAGAGAGAGTGGTGTTTGTGGGAAACTTCCTAAGAGTGAACACCCTCTCCATGAAGCTGTTGGCCTACGCCATGGACTACTGGTCTAAAGGACAGCTCAAGGCACTCTTCCTACAGCACGAG ggtTACTTTGGAGCGGTTGGAGCCCTGTTAGAGCTTCTGCATCCGTCCTAA
- the pank2 gene encoding pantothenate kinase 2, mitochondrial isoform X3, whose product MSMSFNGHQRDDERIDGDETPTKQPRSNKEMPDCFSSEPNNEASASAGGATPDRRTSNSTARQRHDSVKKTRPPFPWFGMDIGGTLVKLVYFEPKDITAEEEQEEVENLKSIRRYLTSNTAYGKTGIRDVHLELHDLTLCGRKGNLHFIRFPTHDLPAFLQMGRNKHFSSLHTTLCATGGGAYKFESDFRTMADLQLHKLDELDCLIRGVLYIDSVVSSGPSECYYFENPTDPDRCIQRPYTLENPYPLLLVNIGSGVSILAVYSESNYKRVTGTSLGGGTFLGLCCLLTGCSTFEEAIEMASQGESTRVDKLVRDIYGGDYESFGNMMSKEKRESVSKEDLARATLVTITNNIGSITRMCALNENIERVVFVGNFLRVNTLSMKLLAYAMDYWSKGQLKALFLQHEGYFGAVGALLELLHPS is encoded by the exons ATGTCAATGTCGTTCAATGGCCACCAACGCGACGATGAAAGAATCGACGGAGACGAAACGCCCACGAAGCAGCCGCGGTCCAACAAGGAGATGCCCGATTGTTTCAGCAGCGAGCCGAACAATGAGGCGTCCGCGTCCGCAGGAGGAGCAACACCCGACCGGCGGACCTCCAACTCTACGGCGAGGCAACGGCACGACTCGGTGAAGAAAACAAGGCCGC CATTTCCCTGGTTTGGGATGGACATTGGAGGCACTCTGGTGAAGCTGGTGTACTTTGAGCCCAAAGACATcacagcagaggaggagcaggaggaggtggagaacctGAAGAGCATCCGGCGCTATCTAACCTCAAACACCGCCTATGGCAAAACGGGCATCAGGGACGTGCACCTGGAGCTGCATGACTTGACGCTGTGCGGCAGGAAAGGCAACCTGCACTTCATCCGCTTCCCTACGCATGACCTGCCGGCCTTCCTGCAGATGGGCCGCAACAAGCACTTCTCCAGCCTCCACACCACCCTCTGCGCCACAGGAGGGGGGGCCTACAAGTTTGAGTCTGATTTCCGAACG ATGGCAGACCTGCAGCTTCACAAGCTGGATGAGCTGGACTGTTTGATTCGGGGGGTGTTGTACATCGACTCAGTGGTGTCCAGCGGCCCCTCAGAGTGCTACTACTTTGAAAACCCCACGGACCCAGATCGCTGCATCCAGCGGCCCTATACATTGGAGAACCCCTATCCTCTGCTGCTGGTCAACATAGGGTCTGGGGTCAGCATCCTGGCTGTCTACTCTGAGAGCAACTACAAACGAGTTACAGGGACCAG cCTCGGTGGTGGGACCTTCCTGGGCCTGTGTTGCCTGCTGACTGGCTGCTCTACTTTCGAGGAAGCTATAGAAATGGCTTCTCAAGGAGAGAGCACCCGAGTGGACAAGCTGGTTCGGGACATCTATGGAGGAGACTATGAGAG TTTCGGCAACATGATGTCCAAAGAGAAGAGGGAGTCGGTGTCCAAAGAGGACCTGGCCAGGGCAACACTGGTCACCATCACCAACAACATTGGCTCCATCACCAGGATGTGCGCTCTTAATGAG AACATAGAGAGAGTGGTGTTTGTGGGAAACTTCCTAAGAGTGAACACCCTCTCCATGAAGCTGTTGGCCTACGCCATGGACTACTGGTCTAAAGGACAGCTCAAGGCACTCTTCCTACAGCACGAG ggtTACTTTGGAGCGGTTGGAGCCCTGTTAGAGCTTCTGCATCCGTCCTAA
- the mavs gene encoding mitochondrial antiviral-signaling protein isoform X2, with product MSFTRDQLYKGYLRRKMPTISSTVKVRQIVAYLPCLTDHDRENIEAKREVCGNFDSMVLLLDCLKRRENWPEQFIEALEACDHPTLAAEIRAEYNALRGINNSTPSSPPMTVVRAHVHPAPSASHLSLPGSVGNSQVAVAPPAEASAPPQPAAQAPPPMEFPVTPQAPQSSPAQVPVAVSLPEPVPEPPQSAQVEVAPPPPTPPPSPESPHTRATTTPPPHKKITFHQEPVENSESDILDISGGNAVIPNQYQTDTPSRPDPATTTEVRPSQSPSPTQINSDVTNGSSFPMMTPEKPPVQDTTPPVDKKSAVVLQPEETSEPPATQVVESSPQTETAATTSPLLGAAGMDPSPSDENTLCLSKPEQLLSYYTQNHNPAIPAPSSPVEPYSGNSERLEFSNAPSTVVPACSAVSSTIVNTVSALPCQENGIALSHNEPEENHYDSPCQSLEMQEVLENVVHISEEPSILNQDGQSLGQQAQIINGEAAIEITSAPPLSSSAAETISSVNTSSSENHHPSEHTPADISPELKTLQEETTTSHTLPANTKYILTAAGVGAFALLMAWKFKN from the exons ATGTCGTTTACCAGGGACCAACTGTACAAAGGATACTTGCGGCGCAAAATGCCGACCATTTCGTCCACGGTTAAAGTGAGACAAATAGTGGCCTATCTGCCTTGCCTGACTGATCACGACAGG gAAAACATAGAGGCAAAAAGAGAGGTTTGCGGGAACTTTGACAGCATGGTGCTTCTTCTGGACTGTctgaagaggagagaaaactggCCAGAGCAATTCATCGAAGCATTGGAGGCGTGCGATCATCCAACTTTAGCAGCTGAGATTAGAGCTGAATACAATGCTTTGAGAGGCATCAACA ATTCAACCCCCAGCTCCCCTCCAATGACTGTCGTCAGGGCACACGTCCATCCAGCACCATCTGCCAGTCATCTGTCCCTCCCAGGGAGTGTTGGAAACAGTCAGGTTGCTGTTGCTCCACCAGCTGAAGCATCAGCTCCTCCACAGCCAGCTGCCCAGGCCCCACCCCCTATGGAATTCCCTGTGACACCACAAGCCCCCCAGAGCTCACCAGCCCAAGTTCCTGTGGCTGTATCCTTACCTGAGCCTGTCCCTGAGCCTCCACAGTCAGCTCAGGTTGAAGTGGCCCCTCCTCCACCCACACCTCCACCTTCCCCTGAAAGCCCACACACTCGGGCAACTACAACCCCACCACCTCACAAGAAGATTACCTTTCACCAGGAGCCAGTGGAAAACTCAGAATCTGACATCCTGGATATCTCTGGTGGTAATGCTGTGATCCCGAATCAG TATCAAACAGACACTCCATCCCGCCCTGACCCTGCAACCACCACAGAGGTCAGGCCATCGCAGAGTCCCTCTCCAACTCAGATAAACTCAGATGTGACCAATGGATCCTCTTTCCCCATGATGACCCCAGAGAAGCCTCCAGTCCAGGACACCACCCCTCCTGTGGACAAAAAATCTGCTGTTGTCCTGCAGCCTGAAGAGACTTCTGAACCTCCTGCTACACAg GTTGTTGAAAGCAGCCCACAGACAGAAACTGCAGCCACAACATCTCCCCTACTTGGTGCTGCTGGGATGGACCCCTCTCCTTCTGATGAAAACACTCTGTGTCTTAGCAAACCTGAACAACTCCTCAGCTACTATACACAAAATCATAACCCTGCTATCCCTGCACCCAGCTCACCGGTGGAGCCCTACTCGGGTAATAGTGAGCGTCTGGAATTTAGCAATGCTCCCTCTACCGTCGTTCCTGCATGCTCTGCTGTCAGCTCCACCATCGTAAATACAGTCTCTGCACTGCCATGCCAGGAAAATGGCATTGCTCTTAGCCATAACGAACCGGAGGAAAACCACTATGACTCTCCTTGTCAGAGTTTGGAAATGCAGGAGGTGCTGGAGAACGTGGTGCATATATCCGAGGAGCCATCTATCCTTAACCAAGACGGCCAGAGCTTAGGCCAACAAGCTCAAATCATCAACGGGGAAGCAGCCATAGAGATCACCTCTGCACCACCGCTATCCAGCAGCGCTGCTGAAACTATATCAAGTGTAAACACCTCCTCCAGTGAGAACCACCACCCTTCTGAGCATACACCTGCTGATATTTCACCAGAGTTGAAGACACTGCAGGAGGAGACGACCACCTCTCACACCCTGCCAGCTAATACAAAGTATATTCTGACCGCTGCAGGAGTAGGCGCCTTTGCACTTCTGATGGCATGGAAGTTTAAGAATTGA